In Streptomyces sp. SID8374, one genomic interval encodes:
- a CDS encoding glycosyltransferase — protein MSAVAWIAVGSLIAWVWLLLGQGFYWRTDQRLPRRTDPARWPSVAVVVPARDEAEMLPVSLPSLLVQDYPGDARIILVDDCSSDGTGQLARELAARFGGLPLTVVEPGEPEPGWTGKLWALRHGIALARLQKPDFLLLTDADIAHEPDSLRDLVAAAGAEGPDGFDLVSQMARLRVESFWERLVVPAFVYFFGQLYPFRRVNRARSRTAAAAGGCVLLRTEAAERARIPESIRQAVIDDVSLAREVRRGGGRIWLGLAERVDSVRPYPRLRDLWRMVARSAYAQLRHSPLLLAGTVPGLLLVYVAPPATLVAGLATGDGVAAWAGGAAWAVMTATYLPMLAYYRQSPWLGPLLPVTAVLYLLMTVDSAVQHHRGRGAAWKGRTYARPDPDGTPDAAPGR, from the coding sequence ATGAGCGCCGTTGCCTGGATCGCCGTGGGTTCGCTGATCGCGTGGGTGTGGCTGCTGCTGGGGCAGGGGTTCTACTGGCGGACCGACCAGCGGCTCCCCCGGCGCACCGATCCCGCTCGCTGGCCGTCGGTGGCGGTGGTCGTACCGGCCCGCGACGAGGCGGAGATGCTGCCGGTGAGCCTGCCCTCGCTGCTGGTCCAGGACTATCCGGGGGACGCCCGGATCATCCTCGTGGACGACTGCTCCAGCGACGGCACCGGGCAGCTGGCCCGGGAGCTGGCCGCTCGTTTCGGCGGTCTGCCGCTGACCGTCGTGGAGCCCGGGGAGCCGGAGCCCGGGTGGACGGGCAAGCTCTGGGCGCTGCGGCACGGGATCGCGCTGGCCCGGCTCCAGAAGCCGGACTTCCTGCTGCTGACCGACGCCGACATCGCCCATGAGCCGGACAGCCTGCGGGACCTGGTGGCGGCGGCCGGGGCCGAGGGGCCGGACGGCTTCGATCTGGTGTCGCAGATGGCGCGGCTGCGGGTGGAGAGCTTCTGGGAGCGTCTGGTGGTGCCCGCGTTCGTCTACTTCTTCGGGCAGCTCTACCCGTTCCGCCGGGTGAACCGGGCCCGCTCGCGTACGGCCGCGGCGGCGGGCGGCTGTGTGCTGCTGCGGACGGAGGCGGCCGAGCGGGCGCGGATCCCGGAGTCGATCCGGCAGGCGGTGATCGACGACGTGTCGCTGGCGCGGGAGGTGCGGCGCGGCGGCGGCCGGATCTGGCTGGGGCTGGCGGAGCGGGTGGACAGCGTGCGGCCGTATCCGCGGCTGAGGGATCTGTGGCGGATGGTGGCGCGGAGCGCGTACGCGCAGCTGCGGCACAGTCCGCTGCTGCTGGCGGGGACGGTGCCGGGGCTGCTCCTCGTGTACGTGGCACCGCCCGCGACCCTGGTGGCCGGACTGGCGACGGGCGACGGGGTGGCGGCCTGGGCGGGCGGCGCGGCGTGGGCGGTGATGACGGCGACGTACCTGCCGATGCTGGCGTACTACCGGCAGTCGCCGTGGCTCGGGCCGCTGCTTCCGGTCACGGCGGTGCTGTACCTGCTGATGACGGTGGACTCGGCGGTGCAGCACCACCGGGGGCGCGGGGCCGCCTGGAAGGGCCGCACCTATGCGCGGCCCGATCCGGACGGGACGCCCGACGCCGCGCCCGGCCGGTGA
- the proP gene encoding glycine betaine/L-proline transporter ProP: protein MVRTVIRRRKRSLREQDVTVTDPPKVRRAVTAAALGNTMEWFDFGVYAYLAGTLGKVFFPSSSPGAQVVSTFATFAAAFLVRPLGGLVFGPLGDRVGRQKVLALTMIMMAASTFAVGFLPTYAAIGFAAPLLLLVCRLVQGFSTGGEYAGATTYIAEYAPDKRRGFLGSWLDFGTFVGYSLGSGLVTVLTAVLGTDGMIDWGWRIPFFVAGPMGLIGLYMRLKLEETPAFQREEEAQAQARTENDPVEEARQSGKGRLKEIFTRHWQAVLICMGLVLLYNVTNYMVTSYLPTYMSQTLGEPETTSQLLVLGTMLLVVLTITTVGRTSDRWGRRPVFMAGSVALIVLASPAFLLIRQGGILLPALGCAILGLLLVCFAGTAASTLPALFPTRLRYGALSIAFNISVSLFGGTTPLFASGLVEATGNEMVPAYYLMVAGVIGLVATFFLHETAGRPLRGSGPMVETPEQARQLVARSRTTAGRQARDVWLRVRHLWRGPDK from the coding sequence ATGGTCCGTACGGTCATCCGCCGACGGAAGAGGTCCCTGCGCGAGCAGGACGTCACCGTCACCGACCCGCCGAAGGTGCGCCGGGCCGTCACGGCCGCCGCCCTCGGCAACACCATGGAGTGGTTCGACTTCGGCGTCTACGCCTATCTGGCGGGGACGCTCGGCAAGGTGTTCTTCCCCTCCAGCTCACCGGGTGCCCAGGTCGTCTCCACCTTCGCGACCTTCGCCGCGGCCTTCCTGGTGCGCCCGCTCGGCGGACTGGTCTTCGGGCCGCTGGGCGACCGTGTGGGACGCCAGAAGGTACTGGCGCTCACCATGATCATGATGGCGGCCAGCACGTTCGCCGTCGGCTTCCTCCCCACGTACGCCGCGATCGGCTTCGCCGCCCCGCTCCTGCTGCTGGTCTGCCGCCTGGTGCAGGGCTTCTCGACCGGCGGGGAGTACGCGGGCGCCACGACGTACATCGCCGAGTACGCCCCCGACAAGCGGCGCGGCTTCCTCGGCAGCTGGCTGGATTTCGGCACGTTCGTCGGCTATTCGCTCGGCTCCGGCCTGGTCACCGTGCTCACCGCCGTCCTCGGCACCGACGGGATGATCGACTGGGGCTGGCGCATCCCGTTCTTCGTGGCGGGCCCGATGGGTCTCATCGGGCTCTACATGCGGCTCAAGCTGGAGGAGACCCCGGCGTTCCAGCGCGAGGAGGAGGCCCAGGCGCAGGCGCGCACGGAGAACGATCCGGTGGAGGAGGCGCGCCAGTCGGGGAAGGGGCGGCTCAAGGAGATCTTCACCCGCCACTGGCAGGCGGTCCTCATCTGCATGGGGCTGGTGCTGCTCTACAACGTCACCAACTACATGGTCACGTCCTATCTGCCGACCTACATGTCCCAGACGCTCGGCGAACCGGAGACCACCTCCCAGCTGCTGGTCCTGGGCACGATGCTGCTGGTGGTGCTGACCATCACCACGGTCGGCCGGACCTCGGACCGCTGGGGCCGCAGACCGGTGTTCATGGCGGGCAGCGTGGCCCTGATCGTGCTGGCCTCACCGGCGTTCCTGCTGATCCGGCAGGGCGGGATCCTGCTGCCCGCCCTCGGCTGCGCGATTCTGGGGCTGCTCCTGGTCTGCTTCGCGGGTACGGCGGCCTCGACGCTGCCCGCCCTGTTCCCGACCCGGCTGCGGTACGGGGCGCTGTCGATCGCCTTCAACATCTCCGTCTCGCTCTTCGGCGGCACCACGCCCCTGTTCGCCTCGGGGCTGGTGGAGGCCACCGGCAACGAGATGGTGCCCGCGTACTACCTGATGGTGGCCGGGGTGATCGGTCTGGTGGCCACGTTCTTCCTCCACGAGACGGCGGGGCGGCCGCTGCGCGGCTCGGGGCCGATGGTGGAGACGCCGGAGCAGGCCCGGCAGCTGGTGGCGCGGAGCCGTACGACGGCGGGGCGGCAGGCGCGGGACGTCTGGCTGCGGGTGCGCCATCTGTGGCGGGGGCCGGACAAGTAG
- a CDS encoding carboxymuconolactone decarboxylase family protein, which translates to MNARLNVLGSPTTATILKHLTAAGRAVSETGLSTTTQELVKIRASQINGCGFCTDMHIKEAEAAGETSLRLNLVAVWREATVFTDAERAALELTEQGTRIADAAGGVPDEVWARAAEHYDEDQLVALVSLIALINAFNRLNVIVQQPAGDYKVGQFG; encoded by the coding sequence ATGAACGCCCGTTTGAACGTCCTCGGCAGCCCGACCACGGCCACGATCCTCAAGCACCTGACGGCGGCGGGCCGGGCGGTCTCGGAGACGGGGCTGTCCACCACGACACAGGAGCTGGTGAAGATCCGGGCCAGTCAGATCAACGGCTGCGGGTTCTGCACCGACATGCACATCAAGGAGGCCGAGGCCGCCGGTGAGACGTCCCTGCGCCTCAATCTGGTCGCGGTGTGGCGGGAGGCCACGGTCTTCACCGACGCCGAGCGCGCCGCCCTGGAGCTGACCGAGCAGGGCACCCGTATCGCCGACGCCGCCGGCGGGGTCCCGGACGAGGTCTGGGCCCGGGCCGCCGAGCACTACGACGAGGACCAGCTCGTCGCGCTCGTCTCCCTGATCGCCCTCATCAACGCCTTCAACCGGCTGAACGTGATCGTCCAGCAGCCGGCGGGCGACTACAAGGTGGGCCAGTTCGGCTGA
- a CDS encoding SAM-dependent methyltransferase, protein MSVDDVEFRRRIRSDVPHSARVWNAWLGGKDNYPVDRELADAVSAAYPQMVDIARASRAFQARAIRHLASLGVRQFLDVGTGLPVANSTHEVAQSIAPDARIVYVDNDPIVLAHAHALLTSAPEGRTEYVDADLSDTDAVVDEAAKTLDLSQPVAVLLLSTLGHLTPADGIDVVQRYMARMPSGSYLVLCDTVKTPQTLAAQEAYDSGENPPYLVREPEEITGCAEGLEIIEPGFLSIALWRPEENDPVLVDQWGLVARKP, encoded by the coding sequence ATGAGCGTCGACGACGTTGAGTTCCGCCGCAGGATCCGCTCCGACGTCCCGCACTCGGCGAGGGTGTGGAACGCCTGGCTGGGTGGCAAGGACAACTACCCCGTGGACCGCGAGCTCGCCGACGCGGTGAGCGCGGCCTACCCGCAGATGGTCGACATCGCGCGCGCCTCCCGCGCGTTCCAGGCCCGCGCGATCCGGCACCTCGCCTCGCTGGGCGTCCGTCAGTTCCTGGACGTGGGCACCGGCCTGCCGGTGGCGAACAGCACCCACGAGGTGGCGCAGAGCATCGCGCCCGACGCGCGGATCGTCTACGTGGACAACGACCCCATCGTCCTCGCCCACGCCCATGCCCTGCTGACCAGCGCCCCGGAGGGCCGGACGGAGTACGTCGACGCCGACCTGTCCGACACGGACGCGGTGGTGGACGAGGCGGCGAAGACCCTCGACCTCTCCCAGCCCGTCGCCGTCCTCCTGCTCTCGACGCTGGGGCACCTCACCCCGGCCGATGGCATCGATGTCGTCCAGCGGTACATGGCCCGGATGCCGTCGGGCAGCTATCTGGTGCTCTGCGACACGGTGAAGACCCCGCAGACGCTGGCCGCGCAGGAGGCGTACGACTCCGGCGAGAACCCGCCGTACCTGGTCCGGGAGCCGGAGGAGATCACCGGCTGCGCCGAGGGCCTGGAGATCATCGAGCCGGGCTTCCTGTCGATCGCGCTGTGGCGTCCCGAGGAGAACGACCCGGTGCTGGTCGACCAGTGGGGGCTGGTGGCCCGCAAGCCGTAG
- a CDS encoding HSP18 transcriptional regulator, which produces MPAAEQPDPDAVSLLAAAAALGVIDDAVRGARAATADQPDGSAADPDRAQALASLQLLREVRERLAGWETGLIEAARAAGASWADLADPLGVASRQAAERRYLRLRPGSLGSTGEQRVKATRDRRAADRTITTWARENAADLRSLAGQVTALTGLPSPADSPLDHLRRALAADDAALLVAPLAAVRPHLPPGQGQLADRIDSLTRRTGELREDTAARRQNN; this is translated from the coding sequence GTGCCAGCAGCGGAGCAGCCCGATCCGGACGCCGTATCCCTCCTCGCCGCCGCAGCGGCCCTGGGGGTCATCGACGACGCGGTCCGTGGGGCCAGGGCCGCCACGGCGGACCAGCCCGACGGTTCGGCGGCCGATCCCGACCGAGCCCAGGCGCTGGCCTCGCTCCAGCTGCTGCGGGAGGTCCGGGAGCGGCTCGCGGGGTGGGAGACCGGGCTGATCGAGGCGGCCCGTGCGGCGGGGGCCAGCTGGGCCGACCTGGCGGACCCGCTCGGGGTGGCCAGTCGGCAGGCGGCCGAGCGGCGCTATCTGCGGCTGCGCCCCGGCTCCCTGGGGTCCACCGGGGAGCAGCGGGTCAAGGCCACCCGGGACCGCCGGGCCGCCGACCGGACCATCACCACCTGGGCCCGGGAGAACGCGGCGGACCTGCGCTCGCTCGCCGGCCAGGTCACCGCCCTCACCGGCCTCCCCTCCCCCGCCGACTCCCCGCTGGACCACCTGCGCCGGGCCCTCGCCGCCGACGACGCCGCGCTCCTGGTCGCCCCTCTTGCGGCGGTCCGGCCTCATCTTCCGCCGGGCCAGGGCCAGTTGGCCGACCGGATCGACTCGCTCACCCGCCGCACCGGAGAGCTGCGCGAGGACACCGCGGCCCGGCGGCAGAACAACTGA
- the lnt gene encoding apolipoprotein N-acyltransferase — protein MTPVDDPRPAPTPPAAGLLQRLLRPAAAALSGVLLYASFPPRPLWWLVLPGFALLGWVLHGRRLRAAFGLGLLAGLGFMLPLLHWTGEDVGPVPWLALATAEALFIAVGCLGIAAVTRLAYWPFWAAAVWTLDEAVRARIPFGGFPWGKIAFGQAESAFLPLAALGGTPLLSFAVVLCGFGLYEAVRRFRTYRSTGEIPRAAVAGAAVCVLVPVVAALAALPLVDDSAEDGTATVAAIQGNVPRLGLDFNAQRRAVLDNHAKRTTQLAEEVKAGKAKQPDFVLWPENSSDLDPYLNADARQVIDDAVKAIGAPTVVGSVVEKGSDSLRNTLIEWDPDRGPVDTYDKRHIQPFGEYMPMRKVARFFSEDVDRVQREFVPGTKVGVFDLAGTKVGLVTCYEAAFDDAVRDTVVHGGQMIAVPSNNATFGRSEMTYQQLAMSQVRAVEHGRAVVVPVTSGVSAVIRPDGTIVEKSGMFTPDALVDEVPLRSSLTPATRMGPLPEGIIALLAVAGLGWAGVSAVRARRERGTA, from the coding sequence ATGACCCCCGTCGACGACCCGCGGCCCGCGCCGACGCCCCCCGCAGCCGGACTCCTCCAGCGGCTCCTGCGTCCGGCCGCCGCCGCCCTCTCCGGGGTGCTGCTCTACGCGAGCTTCCCGCCCCGGCCGCTCTGGTGGCTCGTCCTGCCCGGCTTCGCCCTGCTCGGCTGGGTGCTGCACGGGCGCCGGCTGCGTGCCGCCTTCGGTCTCGGGCTGCTGGCCGGGCTCGGGTTCATGCTCCCGCTGCTGCACTGGACCGGCGAGGACGTCGGCCCGGTGCCGTGGCTCGCCCTCGCCACCGCCGAGGCGCTCTTCATCGCGGTGGGCTGCCTCGGCATCGCCGCCGTGACCCGGCTCGCGTACTGGCCGTTCTGGGCCGCCGCCGTCTGGACCCTGGACGAGGCGGTCCGCGCCCGCATCCCGTTCGGCGGCTTCCCCTGGGGCAAGATCGCCTTCGGCCAGGCGGAGAGCGCGTTCCTGCCGCTCGCCGCGCTCGGCGGCACCCCGCTGCTCTCCTTCGCCGTCGTGCTCTGCGGCTTCGGGCTCTACGAGGCCGTACGCCGCTTCCGTACGTACCGCTCCACCGGCGAGATCCCCCGCGCGGCCGTCGCGGGTGCCGCCGTCTGCGTCCTCGTCCCCGTCGTGGCCGCGCTCGCCGCGCTCCCGCTGGTCGACGACTCCGCCGAGGACGGCACCGCCACCGTCGCCGCGATCCAGGGCAACGTGCCCCGCCTCGGCCTCGACTTCAACGCCCAGCGCCGCGCCGTCCTGGACAACCACGCCAAGCGCACCACGCAGCTCGCAGAGGAGGTCAAGGCCGGGAAGGCGAAGCAGCCCGACTTCGTCCTCTGGCCGGAGAACTCCTCCGACCTCGACCCCTACCTCAACGCGGACGCCCGCCAGGTCATCGACGACGCGGTGAAGGCGATCGGCGCCCCCACCGTCGTCGGCTCGGTGGTCGAGAAGGGCTCCGACAGCCTGCGCAACACCCTGATCGAGTGGGACCCGGACAGGGGGCCCGTCGACACCTACGACAAGCGGCACATCCAGCCGTTCGGCGAGTACATGCCGATGCGCAAGGTCGCCCGCTTCTTCAGCGAGGACGTCGACCGGGTGCAGCGCGAGTTCGTCCCCGGCACGAAGGTCGGTGTGTTCGACCTCGCCGGTACGAAGGTGGGGCTCGTGACCTGTTACGAGGCCGCCTTCGACGACGCCGTACGCGACACCGTGGTCCACGGCGGCCAGATGATCGCCGTGCCGAGCAACAACGCGACCTTCGGCCGCAGCGAGATGACGTACCAGCAGCTCGCGATGTCCCAGGTCCGGGCCGTCGAACACGGGCGGGCCGTCGTCGTCCCCGTCACCAGCGGGGTCAGCGCGGTGATCCGGCCGGACGGCACCATCGTCGAGAAGAGCGGCATGTTCACCCCCGACGCGCTCGTCGACGAGGTCCCGCTGCGCTCCTCGCTCACCCCGGCCACCCGGATGGGGCCGCTGCCGGAGGGCATCATCGCCCTGCTGGCCGTGGCGGGCCTGGGCTGGGCCGGCGTGTCGGCGGTACGGGCCCGGAGGGAGCGGGGCACCGCGTAG
- a CDS encoding NUDIX domain-containing protein, whose amino-acid sequence MATPDFIRTIRATAGHQLLLLPGVTAIVFDDEGRVLLGRRADTGKWSVIGGISEPGEEPALTAEREVLEETGVHCVAERLVLTQALQPVQYANGDRCQYLDITFRCRATGGEARVNDDESLEVGWFPLDGLPPLPEFALFRIKQALTEGPAWFQPTSAGA is encoded by the coding sequence ATGGCGACTCCCGACTTCATCCGCACCATCCGCGCCACCGCCGGACACCAGCTCCTCCTGCTGCCCGGGGTGACCGCCATCGTCTTCGACGACGAGGGCCGGGTGCTGCTGGGGCGGCGCGCGGACACCGGCAAATGGTCGGTGATCGGCGGCATCTCGGAGCCGGGGGAGGAGCCCGCGCTGACGGCCGAGCGCGAGGTGCTGGAGGAGACCGGCGTGCACTGCGTGGCCGAGCGGCTGGTCCTCACCCAGGCGCTCCAGCCCGTGCAGTACGCCAACGGCGACCGCTGCCAGTACCTCGACATCACCTTCCGCTGCCGGGCGACCGGCGGCGAGGCCCGTGTCAACGACGACGAGTCGCTGGAGGTGGGCTGGTTCCCGCTGGACGGACTGCCGCCGCTCCCCGAGTTCGCCCTCTTCCGGATCAAGCAGGCGCTCACGGAGGGTCCGGCCTGGTTCCAGCCGACGTCGGCCGGGGCCTGA
- a CDS encoding oxidoreductase — protein sequence MHSWNLHDMPDLSGRTAVVTGANSGIGAVTALALARSGARTVLACRDPERGRRALEAVRRAAPRSDTRLVRLDLADLASVSEAADTIAKEVDGRLDLLVNNAGVMALPLLRTADGFEMQFGTNHLGHFALTLRLLPLLGVAGPARVVTLSSLGHRIGRIDLDDLNAERGYSKWGAYAQSKLANLLFTAELDRRARASGRDLLALAAHPGLAATELGQAGPKLSGRNWAAKLERASRIYTQPASAGALPTLYAATLPDAPGASYYGPRHLGETRGAPGPARRSARARDMETARALWEESARLTGLDAGLV from the coding sequence ATGCACTCCTGGAATCTCCACGACATGCCCGACCTCTCCGGCAGGACCGCCGTGGTCACCGGCGCCAACAGCGGCATCGGGGCCGTCACCGCGCTCGCCCTCGCCCGTTCCGGCGCCCGCACGGTCCTCGCCTGCCGCGACCCCGAGCGGGGCCGACGGGCACTGGAGGCCGTCCGCCGCGCCGCACCGCGCTCCGACACCCGGCTCGTCCGCCTCGACCTGGCGGACCTGGCCTCCGTCAGCGAGGCGGCCGACACCATCGCGAAGGAGGTCGACGGCCGCCTCGACCTGCTGGTGAACAACGCCGGAGTGATGGCCCTGCCGCTCCTGCGCACGGCGGACGGCTTCGAGATGCAGTTCGGCACCAACCACCTCGGCCACTTCGCCCTGACCCTCCGGCTGCTGCCGCTGCTCGGAGTGGCGGGACCGGCCCGGGTGGTGACGCTCTCCTCGCTCGGCCACCGCATCGGCCGCATCGACCTCGACGATCTCAACGCCGAACGCGGCTACAGCAAGTGGGGCGCCTACGCGCAGTCCAAGCTGGCCAACCTGCTCTTCACCGCCGAACTCGACCGGCGCGCCCGCGCCTCCGGCCGCGACCTCCTCGCCCTCGCCGCGCACCCCGGCCTCGCCGCGACGGAGCTGGGGCAGGCGGGCCCGAAGCTGTCCGGCCGGAACTGGGCGGCCAAGCTGGAGCGGGCCTCGCGGATCTACACCCAGCCCGCCTCCGCCGGCGCCCTGCCCACGCTGTACGCGGCGACGCTTCCGGACGCGCCCGGCGCCTCGTACTACGGCCCCCGCCACCTGGGCGAGACGCGCGGAGCCCCGGGCCCGGCCCGCAGGTCCGCGCGGGCGCGGGACATGGAGACGGCGCGGGCGCTGTGGGAGGAGTCGGCGCGGCTGACCGGGCTGGATGCCGGCCTGGTATGA
- a CDS encoding aspartate/glutamate racemase family protein encodes MKIALMDSGIGLLAAAAAVRRLRPDAELVVSSDPGSMPWGPRTPEDVTARALAVARAAAAHRPDALIVACNTASVHALPALRAALEPALPVIGTVPAIKPAAAGGGPVAIWATPATTGSPYQRGLIAEFAGSVDVTEVPCPGLADAVEHGDEAGIDRAVAAAAALTPPGVRAVVLGCTHYELVADRIRAAVQQPGHPPLVLHGSAGAVAAQALRRIGAEAAPTAEPSGTLTVLLAGRPGTLPEPALAYAEGRALQAAAPAR; translated from the coding sequence GTGAAGATCGCGCTCATGGACTCCGGAATCGGCCTGCTGGCGGCAGCGGCCGCCGTTCGCCGACTGCGGCCCGACGCCGAACTGGTGGTCTCCTCCGACCCCGGCTCCATGCCCTGGGGCCCGCGCACTCCCGAGGACGTCACCGCCCGCGCGCTGGCCGTGGCCCGCGCCGCCGCCGCCCACCGGCCGGACGCCCTGATCGTCGCCTGCAACACCGCCTCCGTCCACGCCCTGCCCGCGCTCCGCGCCGCACTGGAGCCCGCGCTGCCGGTCATCGGCACGGTCCCCGCCATCAAGCCCGCGGCGGCGGGCGGCGGCCCGGTCGCCATCTGGGCCACCCCGGCCACCACCGGCAGCCCCTACCAGCGCGGGCTGATCGCCGAGTTCGCCGGCTCCGTCGACGTCACCGAGGTCCCGTGCCCGGGCCTCGCCGACGCCGTCGAACACGGCGACGAGGCCGGCATCGACCGCGCCGTCGCCGCGGCCGCCGCCCTCACTCCGCCGGGCGTACGGGCCGTCGTCCTCGGCTGCACCCACTACGAGCTGGTCGCCGACCGCATCCGCGCCGCCGTCCAGCAGCCCGGCCACCCGCCGCTCGTCCTGCACGGCTCCGCCGGGGCCGTCGCCGCCCAGGCGCTGCGCCGGATCGGCGCCGAGGCCGCCCCGACGGCCGAACCGTCCGGCACGCTCACCGTCCTGCTCGCCGGCCGGCCCGGCACCCTGCCGGAGCCCGCTCTGGCCTACGCGGAGGGCCGCGCCCTCCAGGCCGCAGCACCCGCCCGCTGA
- a CDS encoding IS5 family transposase (programmed frameshift), which translates to MRRHELSDAEWEFVRPLLPVSLRGRKRLDDRRVLNGIVWKFRTGTAWRDVPERYGPWATLHTRFRRWAADGTFDRMLRAAQAKADAAGDIEWLVSVDSTIVRAHQHGAGARKGGLRDPALGRSRGGLTSKIHLACDGRGRPLGFVVTGGNTNDCTRFTAVMEAIRVPRIGPGRPRTRPDHVLGDKGYSSKAIRAWLRRRGIPHTIPERADQVGNRARRGSRGGRPPAFDREAYKHRNVVERCFNRLKQWRGIATRYDKTAQSYEAAVTLASLLMWA; encoded by the exons ATACGTCGCCATGAACTGTCCGATGCTGAGTGGGAGTTCGTCCGGCCGTTGCTGCCCGTGTCGTTGCGGGGGCGGAAGCGGCTGGACGACCGCAGGGTCCTGAACGGGATCGTGTGGAAGTTCCGGACCGGGACGGCCTGGCGGGACGTGCCCGAGCGCTATGGTCCGTGGGCCACGCTGCATACCCGTTTCCGCAGGTGGGCGGCGGACGGAACGTTCGACCGAATGCTGCGGGCCGCCCAGGCGAAAGCGGACGCGGCGGGCGACATCGAGTGGCTGGTGTCGGTCGATTCCACGATCGTCCGGGCCCACCAGCATGGGGCGGGGGCTCGAAAAGGGG GGCTCCGCGACCCGGCCCTCGGGCGGTCCAGGGGCGGCCTGACCAGCAAGATTCATCTTGCCTGTGACGGCAGAGGCCGTCCGCTCGGCTTCGTCGTCACGGGCGGCAACACCAACGACTGCACCCGGTTCACCGCCGTGATGGAAGCGATCCGGGTGCCCCGGATCGGACCGGGGCGACCCCGCACCCGGCCCGATCACGTCCTGGGCGACAAGGGCTACAGCTCGAAAGCGATCCGCGCCTGGCTTCGCCGCCGCGGCATCCCTCACACGATTCCCGAGCGTGCCGACCAGGTCGGCAACCGGGCCAGGCGGGGCAGTCGCGGTGGCCGCCCGCCGGCCTTCGACCGCGAGGCCTACAAGCACCGCAACGTCGTGGAACGGTGCTTCAACCGCCTGAAGCAGTGGCGCGGCATCGCCACCCGCTACGACAAAACCGCCCAGTCCTACGAAGCGGCCGTCACGCTCGCGTCACTCCTGATGTGGGCGTGA
- a CDS encoding TerD family protein codes for MGASMTMQKGTNVPVPAGTVRVELGWRAAAGTPDVDGSALLLVSGKVRSDADFVFYNQPAHASGAVRHEGKRTVGDGVTDTLHVDLGRVEPAIDRIVVAGSADGGSFGRVGGLYVRVVDAASGAELARFDSTDATIETAFILGELYRRQGAWKFRAVGQGYSTGLEGLATDFGISVDEPQQAAPAPAPSWSATPAPAPVAPTPPPAPAPVVHAAPPAPVAPPAPPAPAPPQPVRLSKVTLTKEAPSVSLAKQGGSSGTLRVNLNWEVRKQFKGWGAKLGRAVAMHGDLDLDLCALYELTDGRKGVVQALGNAFGSLAQPPFIHLDGDDRTGALSTGENMTVNLDRKDLLRRVLIFVTIYEGARSFADLHATVTLQPQNGAAIDFSLDECTVPSTVCALALITNNGGDLTVQREARYLVPERGVSPQRTIDAAYGWGMNWTPGRK; via the coding sequence ATGGGGGCGAGCATGACCATGCAAAAGGGAACCAACGTTCCGGTGCCTGCGGGCACCGTGCGCGTCGAACTGGGGTGGCGGGCCGCCGCGGGCACCCCCGATGTCGACGGCTCCGCACTCCTGCTGGTGTCCGGGAAGGTCCGCAGCGACGCCGACTTCGTCTTCTACAACCAGCCGGCCCACGCCTCCGGGGCCGTCCGCCACGAGGGCAAGCGGACGGTTGGCGACGGGGTCACCGACACCCTCCACGTCGACCTCGGCCGGGTGGAGCCCGCCATCGACCGCATCGTCGTCGCGGGTTCGGCGGACGGCGGCAGCTTCGGCCGGGTCGGTGGCCTGTACGTACGGGTCGTGGACGCGGCGAGCGGCGCCGAGCTGGCCCGCTTCGACTCCACGGACGCCACGATCGAGACCGCGTTCATCCTCGGTGAGCTCTACCGGCGCCAGGGCGCCTGGAAGTTCCGCGCGGTGGGCCAGGGCTACAGCACCGGGCTCGAAGGACTGGCGACGGACTTCGGCATCTCCGTCGACGAACCGCAGCAGGCCGCCCCCGCCCCCGCACCGTCGTGGTCGGCCACCCCGGCGCCCGCACCGGTCGCCCCCACGCCTCCTCCGGCCCCCGCCCCCGTCGTCCACGCCGCCCCGCCCGCCCCGGTGGCACCTCCCGCACCGCCCGCCCCTGCGCCCCCGCAGCCGGTACGGCTCTCCAAGGTCACGCTCACGAAGGAGGCCCCGTCCGTCTCCCTCGCCAAGCAGGGCGGCTCCTCCGGCACGCTCCGCGTCAACCTCAACTGGGAGGTGCGCAAGCAGTTCAAGGGCTGGGGGGCCAAGCTCGGCCGGGCCGTCGCGATGCACGGTGACCTCGACCTCGACCTCTGCGCTCTGTACGAACTCACCGACGGGCGCAAGGGCGTCGTGCAGGCCCTCGGCAACGCCTTCGGCTCCCTGGCCCAGCCGCCCTTCATCCACCTCGACGGCGACGACCGCACCGGTGCGCTCTCCACCGGCGAGAACATGACCGTCAACCTCGACCGCAAGGACCTGCTCCGCCGCGTACTGATCTTCGTCACCATCTACGAGGGCGCCCGCAGCTTCGCCGACCTGCACGCCACGGTCACCCTCCAGCCGCAGAACGGCGCGGCGATCGACTTCTCCCTCGACGAGTGCACCGTGCCTTCCACGGTCTGCGCGCTCGCCCTGATCACCAACAACGGCGGCGACCTCACCGTGCAGCGCGAGGCCCGCTACCTCGTGCCCGAGCGCGGCGTCAGCCCGCAGCGCACCATCGACGCCGCCTACGGCTGGGGCATGAACTGGACCCCCGGCCGCAAATGA